A segment of the Cricetulus griseus strain 17A/GY chromosome 6, alternate assembly CriGri-PICRH-1.0, whole genome shotgun sequence genome:
TATTAAAGCTAAAACATCCCAGGTGGGATActcaaaaacatattttatatggATCAAAGACATAGACATTTGGGGATggcagaacaacaacaaacaaggcTGAATTTTGAAGTTAAAGAAGTAGAAATTTAATTCCACAAAATTAagatataaaaaattttaagtcttCTGTGATAATAAAACCAAACTCTAAGATGACACGGTGACAAGAACTATTTCCAGCACAGACAAAGAGCTATTATTTCTAATATATAAGCAGCCTCTGTGAGCCAATAAGAATATAGCAACCCAGGAGAAAAGTAGGACAGGGGAACGCTATATGAAGAAAAATGGATGATTAtatgtaataattaaaaaaccaGTCTTGGAGGTTTTAAAATTAGTCAACAGCTGACTGCTTTATTCAATGCTGCTTTGTCATTATTATGTGTGGGGTACATTGTGTTTAtgggtgcacatgtatgcatgtgtaagtggaagccagaggggtcaTTCCTCAGGCTgcccacctttttttcttttttctttcttcttttttcttttttcttttttaattagcttTATCACTAACTTGGAGCTCCCAAGGcagggtaggctggctggccagtgaggcccCGCCTCCCCCTGCCCCTCCAGTGCTAACATCACATGTGTACACCACTACActcagaattttcttttaaagtaggttctggggatcaaactcaggtttctcAGGCTTGAAGCACTTTGCTGACTAAGCCAACTCCGCAGCCCCATGTATGCCATTCTGAATATAATGAATGATCATAAGCCCTTAAGATTATAATATAGAACCAGGATAAGACTCAATAAGAAGGCATACTGTAGTTGTTTCtaatatttcaataattttaaatatgaacaGGTTTAATAATGATTGACTAACTTGTAAGCCAATCTTTTTGCTGAGGACTAGAACTGCCCTCCCCACAAATAAATCCATCTGAAGAAATCAGCACTCTGAGGATATAACTGAAATATCCAGAGAGATGAGAAGTACGTAGGCAGTTAGGCTGCCTTCAAGGACTGCGCTCTGCTCCCAGCACCTGCCAGTTCTACACAAGGGATCTTAGAGGCAGCAAGCAACAGTTTAGGTGGTGTGAAGCTGGGGGGACGATCTCCTACTCTTCCACATGGGTGAACACAAACAGCAGTTTAGAACCAGAAAGGCACAAGAGTTAAAAAGTTGACATTTTTCAGGTCCCAAGCCCTGCATACTAGAAGCATAACTAACACTTGAGCATCCCTTATGTTGGAGGTGTGCTGTGAGTGAGTGCAAGCCTCAGGCTGCAGCAACAGTCCAAAGCTATCTCCAGCTTTATACGttaaggagaagaaggaagaacaaaaggCACAGTAGAAAAAGACCCACAGAGACTGACATACTGATGATATTTCATAATCTATGTCAAACTTTGTAGAACAGAAACAGCTAAAAATCATAACAATGACATTCATGAAGTCATTTCCGACCCACAGAAAAATCAAGTatgtataaagaagaaaaatttaaggaaGCGTGAGATTATCTAAAATACTACTTTCAGTAAATATCACAATGATATAAGTTAACAgtagtttggtttggttgttttgttttgttttgttttgttttaagacctCACAGATCAGGCAGGATTGGCCGGTGTTGGGAAAAGTGCTTGTACAGGCCTGACCTGAATTCGTTTCCTAGAGCTCACAGTGGAAGGTTTTCTTCTGACACTACATTCGTGCTGTAAAATACATATACTCCCACCctgctctctccccctcttcacCCCTCTTGCCCACACCCTCTCATTCTCTTTAACACACATAATAACAACTGATAAAAACCAAGTTTTAAATAGTCCTCATGGAGAAAGCACATAGAAGCTAATTGCAGGTAACAAACTTGCTAAAAGAAAAGGACTGCTATGTGTCGACTGCTAACCCCTCTCATTCTGGCACTTAAGATTAAAGAACATTAGCATTTCCAGACTGTGAGCCCCAGAACAGAAGTTCTTCTAAATATTACTAGAATATTCCTTCTGAATCATACCGTGACATGCATAAAGAATGGAGGCACTACCACCTGTGCCCCTTTCGTGCAGGTCAGGCATCTGGTTGTGCACAGTCAAGGGCTTCTTTAAGAAACAGTGCACAGTGAGTCCACAGCATGCTCAACTCTACTCCAGCACAAAGGTGCTGCAGCACATCCTTCCACCAATGGCATGTTTCATGGCTTACAAGAGATCATAGGGCAGTCTTACTGGACACCCACACATcctaaagcaaagcaaaagatgGAGGCTGTTTTATAGGCTgcacactctctcctctctctctctctctctctctctctctctctctctctctctctctctctctctctctctctctctctccaaagctGACTCTGCAAATAAGAATGGCAAATGCAGGCTAAGATGCTTCCTAAAACGGCAACTTATAGAACTGCTAAAAGAGCGGGTGGAGTGAGGGTTGAAATGGTACAAAGTGCACGGCTGTGCTTTCCTTTTTCGTAAAAAGTTTAGGTGTCAGTGCTGGTGCACCCAGACTATCAGGGGAAGGCTAAGAagggaagattgtgagttcagagccagccccATTTAAAAGCTGCAAATCATTCTGCTCCAGCGACAGAGTTGATGTGCACACAATAAAAGCTGAGATGTAAGacagattttattatgttttgaaaATCCTTGCTTTATTGCCAACTGTGGTTATCTTCTATAGCCAAGATAAAGAGGTTCTTCTCAAAAATCAACTACTTGTATAAAGACACAAGTATTAGTAAATTACAGGGGTACTTTAAGGTTGCTTCCAAATATTCAaaaagaggctggggagatggctcagtagacaaAAGGGCTTGTACAAGCACAAGGACAGGAATTTAGATTCACCTGAAACCACCTAAAAAGCCAGGCACTGTCTtgcttgcctgtaaccccagcactggaggcacagagacaggcagacgtCAGGGCTTGTTGGCAAGCCAGCTGTGTGAAAACAGTCATTCCAGGTTCTGTGAGCAAACTGGTCTCAGGAATTATGACATAAAGTGATGAAAAGTGACATGTAAcagcctcttctggactctgcacattcacacacacaacacacacaatacacacacacacacacacacacacacacacacacacacacacacacacacacacacaccaacacaatgAAGAAGTAAATCAAAGAGTTTTGAAGCAGCACACAATACTCTGATTTCTGAGATTCTCTAGGTTAAGCTCATCACCATCAAAGAGATCTCTAGCTCCAGGTGCTGATGAGACACAGAGCCTTTACCCACCTCAGACAGAGGCTGATAACTACTGAATATGGCAAACCTGTTTGGATTGCTGTTGTGACTGCCTGCACGAATAATCTCACAGCTGTCAATGCCACCCAGGAAAGCAACAGGCCTGCATGGTGCCAGGACAAGATTCACTAATAGAAACCTTACAGTAATGTTTTGATTAAGCTTGTGTTATGTTTGATTATTTGTGAAACAGATAAATATCATTCTATGAAAGCCTTTTAAAACTAGGTAGATCTACATGTACTGACACTGAAATATAACTATTGCCTCGATTATATGAAAATAAACTTGTAGAATATGAATATGATCTGTGATCTCTCCCGCCCCAGTCTCCCAAATCCTGGAATTACCATACCCACCTACTGTTCTGAGTTTTTAATCATGAATTTGACCCATATCCCTTGCTTTGCTAGCTCTGGACAAGCACTTCACTGGAAGCTccatccctgccccctccccatcACCATTCCTTACCCTCAACCAGGACCCAGAGTCTGGGAAATCACACATGAACACTGTAAGCTCCCAAGGAAATAAGAGGCCAAATGATCTCCACAATGGTTGCCATGGAGATGGAAGGCCCTAGTTGTTCTTTCTGAAGgttcctcatctgtgaaacagCAATGTTTGGAAAATCAGAGTAAATTTTATGTCCACAGACTCATACTGGTCAATCCAAGAAAGATCCAAGCTCAGCCTGTAAGGTATAAAAATTCTCATCACTCTCAATCTTTAGCCTTTTcagatttatcattttaaatatggATGTCCTTCCGTGTTTGATTTAAAACAGAACAGCACCTAACACTGTTATTGTGAGGTAGACACTATAAGCCATTAAACTATCTTAAAAGTTAGGCCAGGCTATACAAGCAAGCGAGCAATCAAAAGCTCTTGCCCTGCTCAACTGTGACTTATAATTCGTTTCTTACCAGCTGTGGGGCTCCCGAAGCCCCCAAGCATCAAATATCCATCCACATTGAGCTTTACATATAGGATGTGCCTATGTTTCTAACACCCCTCGAAACCAGGTGATCATCTGCATGGAGTATGTGAAGGGACAGCTAGGGGGTCAGAGATTGTAGAGTTCCAGACTTGGTGAGAGAAgcatgatgcacacacacattctggaACTTAGAATTTTCCTTCTGGGCTGACTCTGTATCTCTGTTAACAACGTGGTAAATTTTTTATATCAATCATTTTTACAAGAAAGCCAACATCACACCCTAGCACAGCAGTCCAAGACAAGAGTAAACAATCTGAGAAGactgaataaataagaaaatccaAAGAACTTCCAAGGAAAAGGATGTCTTTAATTTATGGAATCCCAAGTCAGCTAGGGTCAAGTGTAAGTGTGCATAACTAACACATGGATAATCATGGAAGCTCAAGATAAAAGGCCAGACCTCTCTCAACCAAATGATGTCTAGACAGGCCGCCAAAGATTGGCCTGGTAGCCCAGTCTCCTCCCAGTTCACTGCTCTGCCAGAGAGGCCCTTCTCACCCATCTGAGATGAAGGCCAGAGCTCCTGCTATTGAGGCAAAACTGCAACATCAAGAAGGAAGAAGAgttaaggggaaagggacacatGGCATTCGTCACCAGCTCTGGAGGTTGACCAGAAACTACATGTAACAACTTGTTCCCACATCCTTCTCATACATCACACTATTTGTGCTGAACCAAAAAGAACATAATGTAACGTTTCCCCGAAGTCCTTGTGCCAAATAGAAGTAAGGGTTCTCTTctcatagagagagagaggagagacagctcTGTATAGTTTTGGGTGGTCCTGCATGTGCAGTGGGTCAATACCAACATCCTCTAGGGTAGGACGTTATGTCTAGGGAAACGTGaacctctccccccccccagataTTTCAGTGACATTCCTATAACATTTAAACTTCTTTGTATGGAATTTAGTTTCGAGAATATGCCTTTCAACCTACCCATCTTGCTGATCTCAATATGGGATAAGTGTGAAACAAAATTTACCCTTCCAGCAAAATGCAAGACCGTTTTACTGAGTCAGCACTATTTTCTACGGTATGACAGGAAAATACCCTCTTTGCTCTCATACAGACCAAGTGAACAAAAGTTCCATGAGACAGAAAAGTAGCTTAAGAGAGGTGAGACTCCCTTTCTTGCATCATTTTTCATGTACACTCAGGTACATAATGCTATCTTTGTGCTGCAGATTAGACGAGATTTAACATGGGACATGAGAGTAGGGAAGGACTATGAATACAGATCtaatgggaaggggaaggggaggcaaagaagagggaattggaggaagaaagatcaaacattgcatgttttctctcatgaaGAATCCAGATTTAagatacatgtgtgcatgcgcacatatgagaaagcaaaaggagggaggagaaggaggagaggacaaCGGGGGTAGGGGGCAAAAATCAGACAAGGTACAGTGATTTACATGCATAAAACTGTCATattaagggccagtgagatggcttatgGCAGGTAaaatgcttgttgtgcaagcctgataacctgagttatTATACTTAGaggtaaaagaagaaaactgactcacaggtagtcctctaacctccacacatgtgccatggtatgtGCATAACTCCCTCTGTACACGttacacataatatataatattaataaaacttaaatgtcataatgaaacccattccTTTGTATGCTAACaaacattatatgtatataaaggaTTTTGTCCCCCTAaaagtttatttgtatttcatttataaTCTGACATCCCCAAAATTAACTTTTAACCTAACAACCCCAGGACTAACTTTGTTGGTTATCTCAGCTGGCATAAACCATCACATAAACAATCAAAGGGTTCAGATCTGACCATTGATGCACactgcccaaacacacacacacacacacacacacacacacacacacacacacacacacacacacacacaccacacatacactgtTAATGCCtacacaagaaaaaacaaagactacAATAAAGGAGAAGTCTTATTTATTCACTCAACAAAATTGCATACAGCTACACATGGCAGGGTGCTGCtccaaagaagaaaactgaataaTTTAATGCCCACCTGAAGTGAAATCATGAACACACAATCAACTACAGAACACACAGCGGTAGACACGAACATGAAAGTATCGTGGTAGTGTAGAGGAGGATGCAACCCAAGGGGTGTGGAGGCAGGCGAGGCTTCCTAGAAGAGGTGAGACCTAATCTGAAAGTTGACAGAAGAAAAAACTAGCAAATTGTAATGAAAAGCACAGTCTAAATCAGAAGAGGGAAATGCAGCTCCTGGGGGCCCTACAAGCAGTTGGGTGTTTCTAGAACATAAAATGTGATAGAATAATGAAAGGGAAAAAGttacaaatggaaaaatacatTATAACTGAAGATGTCAGATTAATGTTCATATTAAAAACAACCCCAAATTACTATTAATAAATAGTTCATCCCATCTCAAAGGCTCATGTTTTATATCATTAATATCAATATTCCTATTATCTTTAATGTAAGCTCTATAAAATACTTTGGGAACTCAGATGTGATATACTTCTCACAGATACTCTATGAGACATTACTTGAAAATACCTGCAGAAAATagccattttatattttgaacacTGCAGAATACTATTGTTAtttgattctttctttttgatgcaGAGTATAGAACCTGGGGCAGAACTACATCTCTGGCCCTGTTTTCCAAACTATACATTAGAATATCAAATTTTATTCCAGTAACAAAACCATAAAATGGATATTATTTAACTACAGAAGGAAAAGACCTTAAATGgtatataaagtaaaaatgtaaaactctAAAGCCACATTATTCAAACACTGGTGGGCTTGTATATTTATTAATTACCTGGTATTTAGTCCAGGcctgccttgaattcacaatccccctgcctcacaGCCTCTCCTGTACTGGAAttccaggcatgtgctaccacaacTGGTTTATGGTGTCTTTAATCTCAGTCAGTACAATTATTCTCTCCAGTGCCAAGATCATTTCTGTCTATATCCAGTgggtgtttctgtttttattgtccTTTCCTCTACTGGCCTTGGACTTTGTTTTGAGAATCATTAGTAGACTGATAAAGAGGATCACACTGTTCCCTGGATTTTTCTACCTCACATATCAATATGTCTTAATTATCTATTTCTCTACCTCCTCCCTTTATTCAACTCAATGAGTATGAGTGAGTTTCTGCATGGAGGAAAAATCAGCACTGGGTTTACTTTCTCACTTCagtgtgttttttggttttggtaaaaattattttactgagCTGTGATTTAAATGAGCAAACATTATCCAgagtaatttgtattttaaaggatttttgaTTAGGCTTATTGTCCAAAATTAGAGCACATAAAAGCACAAACtgatgccgggcgttggtggcgcacgcctttaatcccagcactcaggagtcagaggcaggcagatatctgtgagttcaaggccagcctggtctccagagcgagtgccaggataggctccaaagctacacagagaaaccgtgtctcgaaaaaaaaaaaaaaaaatcacaaactgtAGTTTCCAAAGGTACCAATTTGCCACACACTGGTGAAGGCAAGTCCCTACATGGTGCACCAGAGTGGTCCTACTCTTCTGACATTCATGCATCTAGGTCTtctagttatagttttccttgttgccagattcagaaaagaaattcactaaagaggtgtaaagtatataaggttgagagacataaaaagataacTTTGGGTTGGTAAtgcaagttaggatagaaagtgaattaggtacaaccttttgaactcaccaagataggatagatatattttctctgaatttgtcagttgctaatggactaaacattgttgatgtacttattgcctgtatatattgtatatagttgtTGTActtattgcatatagtttttcttacattagttataaccttttatGTTAtacaaaaaagggaaaatgtggtGATAATCTTGTTCGTACTCTAACAAATATCTTAAtgcagagtttttatttttagcctCTAGGCAGTGTTTGCAGGAGTTACAGTAGTATGTGCAACTATGAACTTTGTGAGGGTCCCAGCCCATTCCCATGGAGTCAAGATGATTTCTGCACATTGCACACACTGTAGTCTACCATATGCTTCTGGGACTACTGAAATGCCTGGCACACTGCAGACAGTTAGAAACTGTGCTTATTACATAAATCTATATGCACAAGGATGAATGAGCCATTGAATGAATACATAATTCTAAGACTAAACCAAAAAATTACACTAAGTGGTCTGTGTGTCCTAAAAGGGTGAGGAatggagaaataagaaaaagcatTTTCATGAAGTTTGCTAAATAAGTAACAGAAATGTAAATACAGAATTATGTGTGCAGTCAGCATTTTTTGGGACTGAGGGCTTCTGATGGAAACAAGTGGGAGGGAGTTAAAGATGACATAGGTCTTCTAttgcagtttctctctctctctctctcctttttttttggttttgaagttatttttagttaaagaaaaaaaagactttccAAGGGTGACAAAGTGAACTAAAGGTCAGAAGGAAACTGGGTGTGGGCTTATCATAAGCTCTTACTCCAAAGCTTGAAAATGAGAACCGAGCTTTCCTAGGAACTGACTGGATCACCCGAGACACTCCTTGTTGGGGTGGACAGAGATACTCTTGATCAATGGCATGTTCTACATGGGTTCTCAGGCAACCACCATGTGCCTACTGACATGACTATCACTATTACTCTTGGGGGACCTCAAATTAAGGAATGACACAGGAAGCTGAGATAGTGGCTTATACAGTTGGATTCTGAATCACAATCAGGAAATAGTCTTTATCTGGTGcaatcataatttcatttttttttggagCGAATTTGAAGGAAGTTTAGGTCATTCTGGGGGTGAATTTCACGCACAGTGCTCCGTGCCTTCAAGATGAAGTTGTGCATGAGGTTGGCATACTGTGTAGTAGTGGGGTTGTCTATGGTGCTCTTGATGGGAATGCCTTCTGTGTTCACCACGATGATTCCTTGCACTGCTTTCTGGCTCTGAAGTCTCTTGAGTGTTTCCTCCACCTCTACCATGTCAGAACGATCCAGCAGCTCCAAGTCGCTGATGCTCAGCGAGTTCCCCGCCTTTCTCTATTGCAGTTGCTCTTAAATGGCTCTtgaaaatgaagagaaggaaCTAAAGATATCCCAATACGTAAATATTTTAGTGGTTACTACTGAAGTCTGTACTACCAACCTGTAAGATGGTAAGTTGTAGCCTGGTTGTT
Coding sequences within it:
- the LOC103160404 gene encoding LOW QUALITY PROTEIN: dynein light chain roadblock-type 1-like (The sequence of the model RefSeq protein was modified relative to this genomic sequence to represent the inferred CDS: deleted 1 base in 1 codon) — protein: MVEVEETLKRLQSQKAVQGIIVVNTEGIPIKSTIDNPTTTQYANLMHNFILKARSTVREIHPQNDLNFLQIRSKKNEIMIAPDKDYFLIVIQNPTV